A stretch of the Pseudomonas sp. ACM7 genome encodes the following:
- a CDS encoding protein-glutamate O-methyltransferase CheR: MERNFSVERNSEIEIRLLIEAIYLKYSYDFRDYSGASIKRRVNHALSQFECTTISALQEKVLHDPTAFMQLLQLLTIPVSEMFRDPSHFLAIRKEVVPLLKTYPSIKIWIAGCSTGEEVYSMAILLREEGLLDRTIIYATDINPRSLDKAKQGIFSMENVRAYTHNYQQAGGQRSFVDYYTAAYGYAIFDKTLCENVTFADHSLATDSVFSETQLISCRNVLIYFNKKLQDRAFGLFHESLCHRGFLVLGSKETLDFSAYGNQFQPLVKQERIYRKS, translated from the coding sequence GTGGAACGCAATTTTTCAGTGGAGCGAAATAGCGAAATCGAAATTCGCTTGTTGATCGAGGCGATCTACCTCAAATACAGCTATGACTTTCGCGACTACTCCGGCGCTTCGATCAAGCGCCGGGTCAATCACGCGTTGAGCCAGTTCGAGTGCACGACCATTTCAGCGTTGCAGGAAAAGGTCCTGCACGACCCGACGGCGTTCATGCAGTTACTGCAACTGCTGACGATCCCGGTCAGCGAAATGTTCCGCGACCCTTCGCATTTCCTGGCGATCCGCAAGGAAGTGGTGCCGCTGCTCAAGACTTACCCCTCGATCAAGATCTGGATCGCCGGTTGCAGCACGGGGGAAGAGGTCTATTCGATGGCTATTCTGCTGCGTGAAGAGGGCTTGCTCGATCGCACCATCATCTACGCCACCGACATCAATCCGCGCTCGCTGGACAAGGCCAAGCAAGGGATTTTCTCCATGGAGAATGTCCGCGCCTACACTCATAACTACCAGCAGGCAGGTGGCCAGCGTTCGTTCGTCGACTACTACACGGCGGCTTACGGTTACGCCATTTTTGACAAGACACTGTGTGAGAACGTGACCTTCGCCGATCACAGCCTCGCGACCGACAGTGTCTTTTCAGAAACTCAATTAATTTCGTGTCGTAATGTTTTGATTTATTTCAACAAAAAGCTTCAGGATCGTGCGTTCGGTTTGTTTCATGAATCCCTTTGCCATCGAGGATTTTTGGTGCTGGGCAGCAAGGAAACCCTGGATTTTTCGGCCTACGGCAACCAGTTCCAACCGTTGGTCAAACAAGAACGGATTTACCGCAAATCATGA
- a CDS encoding response regulator, translating to MSEDAQDVVLIVEDDPSILMVLSAYLSGEGYRVLQAENGEQAFEILSSKPHLDMMITDFRLPGGISGVQIAEPAVKLRPELKVIFISGYPQEIRETDSPITRKAPILAKPFDLEVLQELMQEMLS from the coding sequence ATGAGTGAAGATGCACAAGACGTCGTATTGATCGTCGAAGATGACCCCTCGATTTTGATGGTGCTGTCGGCCTATCTGTCGGGTGAGGGCTACCGGGTATTGCAGGCCGAAAACGGCGAGCAGGCCTTCGAAATTCTGTCGAGCAAACCGCACCTGGACATGATGATCACCGACTTCCGCCTGCCGGGCGGAATCTCTGGCGTCCAGATTGCCGAACCTGCCGTGAAGCTGCGACCGGAACTCAAGGTGATCTTTATCAGCGGTTATCCGCAGGAGATCCGCGAGACGGACAGCCCGATCACCCGTAAAGCACCGATCCTGGCCAAGCCGTTCGATCTGGAAGTGCTGCAAGAGCTTATGCAGGAAATGCTTTCCTGA
- a CDS encoding chemotaxis protein CheB, with amino-acid sequence MNSAANLPSIEAIVIGASAGGVEALLNILTPLREGFKLPIIVVLHLPDERRSQLAEVFARRVAMPVLEARDKTRVEAGTLYFATPGYHLSVEQDHSFSLSLEARVHYSRPAIDYLFESAADAYGSALAAVLLTGANRDGAHGLAQVKRRGGMTIVQDPDEAQVATMPQAALDIHQPDHILPIRGIGRLLVELERIAC; translated from the coding sequence ATGAACAGTGCAGCGAATTTACCTTCTATAGAGGCCATCGTGATCGGCGCCTCGGCCGGCGGTGTGGAGGCATTGCTGAACATCCTCACTCCACTGCGAGAAGGCTTCAAGCTGCCGATCATCGTGGTTTTGCACCTGCCGGACGAACGTCGCAGCCAACTGGCCGAGGTGTTCGCACGGCGAGTAGCCATGCCTGTACTGGAAGCCCGCGACAAGACGCGGGTCGAAGCGGGAACGCTCTATTTCGCGACACCGGGTTATCACTTGTCGGTGGAGCAGGACCACAGTTTTTCCTTGAGCCTGGAAGCCCGCGTGCATTATTCGCGACCGGCCATTGATTACCTGTTCGAGTCGGCCGCCGATGCCTACGGTTCAGCCTTGGCCGCCGTGTTGTTGACCGGCGCCAACCGCGATGGCGCCCACGGCCTGGCTCAGGTCAAGCGCCGTGGCGGCATGACCATCGTCCAGGACCCGGATGAAGCCCAGGTCGCGACCATGCCTCAGGCTGCGCTTGATATACACCAGCCGGACCATATTCTCCCTATACGCGGCATCGGCCGTCTGCTTGTCGAGCTGGAACGAATCGCATGCTAA
- a CDS encoding hybrid sensor histidine kinase/response regulator produces the protein MLSTIQAKLLIVDDLPENLLALEALIRREDRIVYKALSADEALSLLLQHEFAMAILDVQMPGMNGFELAELMRGTEKTKNIPIVFVSAAGRELNYAFKGYESGAVDFLYKPLDIHAVKSKVNVFVELFRQSKAMKQQVEELEQSRREQETLLKQLQSTQLELEQSVRMRDDFMSIVAHEVRTPLNGLILETQLRKMHLDRDNAAAFTLDKMHAMVDRDERQIKSLIRLIEDMLDVSRIRTGKLSIRPTRFDLSTLVRGLLQNFAPQIDAAESSVTLEAEQPVVGSWDEFRVEQVISNLLTNALRYGAKSPITVKVYSGSGQARVEVRDLGIGISEENQKRIFQQFERVTAKHAVAGLGLGLFISEQIVAAHGGSITVESRIGEGALFRVCLPL, from the coding sequence ATGCTAAGTACTATCCAGGCCAAATTGCTGATCGTCGACGATCTGCCGGAGAACTTGTTGGCGCTCGAAGCGTTGATCAGGCGCGAAGACCGTATCGTCTATAAAGCTTTGTCCGCCGACGAAGCCTTGTCGCTGTTGCTCCAACACGAGTTTGCCATGGCCATTCTCGACGTGCAGATGCCCGGCATGAACGGCTTCGAACTGGCCGAGCTGATGCGCGGCACGGAAAAGACCAAGAACATCCCGATCGTGTTCGTCAGTGCCGCCGGTCGTGAGTTGAACTACGCGTTCAAGGGCTACGAAAGCGGCGCCGTGGATTTCCTCTACAAGCCGCTGGATATTCACGCGGTCAAGAGCAAGGTCAACGTGTTCGTCGAGCTGTTTCGCCAAAGCAAGGCGATGAAACAGCAGGTCGAAGAGCTGGAGCAAAGCCGCCGCGAGCAGGAAACGCTGCTCAAGCAATTACAAAGTACCCAGCTGGAACTGGAGCAATCGGTGCGCATGCGTGATGACTTCATGTCCATCGTTGCCCACGAAGTCCGCACGCCGCTCAATGGCCTGATCCTCGAAACCCAATTGCGCAAGATGCACCTGGACCGGGATAACGCCGCGGCGTTCACCCTGGACAAGATGCACGCGATGGTCGACCGCGACGAGCGGCAGATCAAAAGCCTGATCCGCCTGATCGAAGACATGCTCGATGTGTCGCGCATTCGTACCGGCAAGTTGTCGATCCGACCGACGCGCTTCGATCTGTCGACGCTGGTTCGCGGCTTGTTGCAGAACTTTGCACCGCAGATCGATGCTGCCGAGTCATCGGTCACCCTGGAGGCCGAGCAACCGGTGGTGGGCAGCTGGGACGAATTTCGCGTTGAACAGGTGATTTCCAACCTGCTGACCAATGCTTTGCGCTACGGCGCCAAGAGTCCGATCACCGTTAAGGTGTACAGTGGGAGCGGTCAGGCTCGGGTGGAAGTGCGCGACCTTGGGATCGGTATCAGCGAAGAGAACCAGAAGCGTATTTTCCAGCAGTTCGAACGCGTCACGGCCAAACACGCTGTCGCGGGGTTGGGCCTGGGCTTATTTATTTCCGAGCAGATTGTGGCCGCCCATGGCGGTTCCATTACCGTCGAAAGCCGGATTGGCGAAGGCGCCTTGTTTCGCGTTTGTCTGCCGCTGTAG